One Drechmeria coniospora strain ARSEF 6962 chromosome 01, whole genome shotgun sequence genomic region harbors:
- a CDS encoding glycerol kinase — translation MKAVFVGAIDQGTTSTRFLIFNRAGEVVALHQLEFKQIYPQPGWHEHDPDEIIASVETCINGAVEKFEAQGHSRKQIVSVGITNQRETTVVWDSTTGEPLHHAIVWTDTRAQELVRRLKARIGAGELTERCGLPLSTYPSVSKLLWMIEKVPAVKAAYDAGVLAFGTIDSWLAYKLNGGPARDVHVSDPTNASRTMFMNLRTLDYDEELIDWFRIDRRKLKLPKIVRSADADAYGSLAGTLLKGTKIMGCLGDQSAALVGQKAFTPGLAKNTYGTGCFLLYNVGAEPVISSHGLLSTVAFDFGKGKTMYALEGSIAVAGSSVKFLVDNFGFIDSSSKLSALAETVDDNGGCTFVTAFSGLFAPYWIDDARGTIFGITAYTQRGHIARATLEATCFQTKAILSSMEKDSGQALTELAVDGGMCNADLIMQTQADIIGIPVTRPGMRETTALGAAIAAGFAAGVWESFDELKDINTEGRTVFRPAITSQEASSRFERWEKAVQMSKGWAS, via the exons ATGAAGGCCGTCTTTGTCGGTGCCATCGACCAGGGCACGACGAGCACGCGCTTCCTCATCTTCAAccgcgccggcgaggtcgtcgccctccACCAGCTCGAGTTCAAGCAGATATACCCGCAGCCGGG ctggcacgagcacgacccCGACGAGATCATCGCCTCGGTCGAGACATGCATCAACGGCGCGGTTGAAAAGTTCGAGGCCCAGGGCCACTCGCGCAAGCAGATCGTCTCGGTCGGCATCACGAACCAGCGCGAGACGACGGTCGTCTgggactcgacgacgggcgagccgCTGCACCACGCCATCGTCTGGACCGACACACGTGCCCAGGAGCTCGTCCGCCGGCTCAAGGcccgcatcggcgccggcgagctcaCCGAGCGCTGCGGCCTGCCGCTGTCGACCTACCCGTCCGTCAGCAAGCTCCTCTGGATGATCGAAAAGGTGCCGGCCGTCAAGGCGGCctacgacgccggcgtcctcgccTTCGGCACCATCGACTCCTGGCTCGCCTACAAGCTCAACGGCGGGCCCGCCCGCGACGTGCACGTGTCGGACCCGACCAACGCCTCGCGCACCATGTTCATGAACCTCCGCACCCTCGActacgacgaggagctcatcGACTGGTTCCGCATCGACCGCCGCAAGCTCAAGCTGCCCAAGATTGTCCgctccgccgacgccgacgcctacggctcgctcgccggcaCCCTGCTCAAGGGCACCAAGATCATGGGCTGCCTCGGCGACCAgtcggccgccctcgtcggccagaaGGCCTTCACGCCCGGCCTGGCCAAGAACACGTACGGCACCGGCTGCTTCCTGCTCTAcaacgtcggcgccgagccggtcATCTCGAGCCACGGCCTGCTGTCGACGGTCGCCTTCGACTTTGGCAAGGGCAAGACCATGTACGCGCTCGAGGgcagcatcgccgtcgccggctcgaGCGTCAagttcctcgtcgacaactTTGGCTTCatcgactcgtcgtcgaagctcAGCGCCCtggccgagacggtcgaCGACAACGGCGGCTGCACCTTTGTCACCGCCTTCAGCGGCCTCTTTGCGCCCTACTggatcgacgacgcccgcgGCACCATCTTTGGCATCACGGCCTACACCCAGCGGGGCCACATTGCGCGCGCGACCCTCGAGGCGACCTGCTTCCAGACCAAGGCGATCCTGTCGTCGATGGAGAAGGACAGCGGCCAGGCACTGACGgagctggccgtcgacggcggcatgtGCAACGCCGACCTCATCATGCAG ACGCAAGCcgacatcatcggcatcccCGTGACCCGTCCGGGCATGcgcgagacgacggcgctcggcgccgccatcgccgccggcttcgccgccggAGTGTGGGAGTCGTTTGACGAGCTCAAGGACATCAACACCGAGGGGCGGACCGTGTTCAGGCCGGCCATCACCTCGCAGGAAGCCTCTTCCCGCTTCGAGCGCTGGGAGAAGGCGGTGCAGATGAGCAAGGGCTGGGCCAGCTAA